GCCACACCCCGTCCAGCGCCTGCCACGCCTGAGCGGGCGGCTGGAACGGGACCGTCGCCACGAGCACGACCCGCGACAGCCCGGCGCGGAACGCGGCCGCAGCCGCCGCCTGCTCCCGGTGCCCGGCCGCGGCGACCACGGCGAACAGCGCGGTGATCGCCGGTGCGGCCTGCGGCAGCGCGATCCGCCGCACCGGCCACGGCGGCCGGTGGTGCACGGCCTCGTGCAGGTCGCGAGCGAGCAAAGTGGACAGACAGTACTCGAAGGTGTCCACGTTGCCGTCGAGACGGACCACTTCGTACAGCACCGCCTGGACCGCGTGCAGCTCCTGCGCGGGCCGCCCGCTCAACGCGGGGAAGGCCAGTTCGGTGAGCGGCAGCCGCAGCGCGGGATCGAGCGCCCGGAGCCGCTCGCCCTCGCGCCACACGGCGTCGGCGAGCGGGGCGCCCAGCCGGGCCGCGAGCAGCCGGTACTGCGCCGTGCGGGTGTGCGGTTGCGCCGACAACAGCAGGCCGAGGACCAGCGGCACGACGGTTTCCGCCCGCCGCGCCTGCGCCTGCACGTCCTCCGGGATGCCGCGCAGCAAGCCGCCGGCGTGACCGAAGGAGCCGCTCGCGGGGTTGCCGATCGACGCGACCACCGTGGCGGGTGGTGCGGCCACCGAGGCCGGAACGGCCACCGGCGCCGCGCGACCGGCCAGGCCGAGCGCCCGGTCTTCGTCCGTGCCGGACGGTGGCAGGGCCGCCCACCGCGTGCCCAGCTGGTCCAGCTCGCGCACGTCGAAGGCCGGGTCGAGCAGCTGGATGCGGCGCTCCAGCGGCGGGTGGGTGGCGAACAGGGACAGGGATTTCCGGCCTTCCCCGAACAGCATGTGGCTCACGTCCTCGGCTTTCGCCGCGTGCAACCGGGAGCCGGCGGGCAGTCCGCCGATCTTCTTCAGCGCACCCGCGAGCCCGGCGGTCTGCCGGGTGAACTGCACGGCCGAGGCGTCGGCGAGGAACTCCCGCTGACGGGACACGCCCGCCTTGATGAGCCGTCCGATGAGGACACCGGTGTACCCGGCAGCCACCGCGACCAGCGCCGGGAGAACCAGTGGGCCGGCCTGGCGCCTGCTGCCGCGCCCGGACAGCAGCATCCGGCCGAGGACAGCGAGGCCGACGATGCCGGTGAGCACGCCCATCAGCCGGATGTTGAGCCGCATGTCGCCGTTGACGATGTGGCTGAACTCGTGGGCGACCACGCCCTGGAGCTCGTCGCGGTTGAGGCGGGCGAGGGCGCCGCCGGTGACGACGATCGCCGCGTTGCCAGGTGTCCACCCGGCCGCGAAGGCGTTGATGCCCGGCTCGTGCGGCAGCACGTACAGCTGCGGCACCGGCATGCCGGAGGCGATCGCGATCTCCTCGACCACGTTCCGCAGGCGGCGCAAGCCCGGAGCCGCGGTGTCCGGCGGGACCACCACCCCGCCCAGGGCCACGGCGACCTTGCCGCCGCCGCCGCGGCGCAGCAGCAGGGTGCGGATCCACGAGGTGAGACCGATGACGAGCACGGTGAGCAGACCGGCCGCGACCAGCACGCGCACGGCAACGCCGGTGGGCCGGTGCCCCAGCCGGAAAGCCACCCAGACAGCCAGGTCCACGAAGGCGACGATCAGGGCGACGGCGAGCGCGAACAGCCACACCAGCCGCGCGGAGGCACGGCGCACTTCCAGTTGTCGTTCGAAGAAGTTCATGGGTCAGAAGGAGATCCGTGGCGCCTCGCGCTGTCCGGGCGACTCGATCTCCAGCAGCGCGGCCGGGGCGAACCCGGACACGCTCGCGACCAGGTTGCCGGGGAACACCTCGCGCTTGGTGTTGTAGGCCATCACCGAGTCGTTGTAGCCCTGCCGCGCGAAGGCCACGCGGTTCTCGGTGGAGGTCAGTTCCTCGGACAGCTGCACCATGGTCCGGTCACCCTTGAGGTCCGGATAGGACTCGGCGAGCGCGAACAGGCGGCCCAGGGACCGGGTGAGGGCGTGCTCCGCGCCGGCGAGCTGCCGCATGGCGCCGGGATCGCCCGGGTTTCCGCGTGCGGCCGCCTGGGCGTGGACCGCGCCACCCCGGGCCGCGACGACCGCTTCGAGTGCCTGCCGCTCGTGCTGGAGGTAGCCCCGGGCGATCTCCACCAGGTTCGGGATCAGGTCGTGCCGGCGGGTCAGCTGCACGTCGATCTGCGCGAACGCGTTGCGGTACGCGTTGCGTCGCTTGACCAGCCCGTTGTAGATCCCGGTCGTCCCGATGGCGAGCACCAGCACGACGACCACGACCACGATCGCCACGATCACCCCAGTACCTTTCCCTTGAACTGCGTTCTCGGCGGGAACGATAGGGCGGCCGCGGAACCGGCGGAGTCCAGTGCGCGAAGATCGCCCGTTAGGGTGAGCCGGGAGCCGGGTCTAGGCCCACCAGAAGGTCCACAGCGCCACGGCGACGATGGCGAGGACCGCGACTCCCGCGACGCCGGCCACCGGACCGTCCCGCCGGTCGGCGGGACGTTGCGCGAGAAGGGCGAGCACGGCGGCGACGGGGTGGGCGATCATCGGAACGGCGCCGGGACCGGGCACGCCGAGGAAGGTGCACAGCAGACCCGCGCCCAGCACCACGACGGCGAGCGCGACGAGACCCGCGGCGAGCGAGCCGGTGAACCCGCGCCACCAGCGGGACACCCACGGCCGACCGCCGTCCGGGGGCCGATCCAGCTCCTCGGTTTCCGTCGTGTCGTCGCTCACCAGTTCCACCGGATTCCTCCCCACCGAGCCGCCGTCGGAAATTCCACCATGCCCCCGTCCAAGGGAACAGGACCACCCGGGTCCGGGCCTCGTGCGGGCGCCCGTTCCGCAGCCGCCAGGCCCGGCGGAGACCCCACCGACGCCACCAGCGATCCGGCGTCGCCGGGCCGCCCTCGGCCCTGCCCCGCCGACCTCGGCGCAGCCCAGCGCTCCCGGCCTCTCCTCCGGCCCGCCCGAACGCATCACGAACCGTTCCGCCCAGCCACTGTTCCCCCCGGCGCGCCCCGACCCGACGGCTCAGCACATCCGCGAACCCCGGCACCGGGAGATGCATCCGGCCACGAGCCCGGCCGGCGGCGGCCCCTCGTCCGCGCCCCAGCACCCGGGCTGCCGGATCGCAGCTAGCCGCGAAGCCCTACGGGGACAGCAGCTCCCAGGGCTTCGCGGCGGGACCGGCTTCCCGGCCCGCCGCGCAGCTGGGGCGGAAGTCGCACCAGGCGCAGCGCCGGTCGGGGCGGGCGGGAAACAGCTTGTCGGCGTCGCCGCCCGCGTCGAGGCTGTCCGTGGCCAGCCGGACGTCCTCCGCGGTCTCCTGCGCGCGGCGGAGGTGCCGGGTCAGGCTTTCCGGCGTGTGCGTCGCCTCGGCGACCGTGCCGCTCGGCAGGTGGTGCAGTTCGACCTTCCGGCACGGCCGCCGCAGCGTGCGTTCGGCCGCCACCGCGTACATCGCCAGCGGCTGCGAACTCCGCGCCTCGACCTCGTCCGGCGCGCGGCGGCCGGTCTTGTAGTCCACGATCACCAGCTCGCCGCCACGCTGGTCGATGCGGTCGGCCCGGCCCTCGATGATCATCGAAGCGGGTTGCCCCGGGTCGGGGTTCACCGGCGCGGACACCCACCGCTCCAGCCCCACCGGGTCGCTGCTCACGTCGTGGTGCTCGGCGTACCCGGCGACCCACTCCTTCGCACGGGCCCGGTACACCGCGGCTTGCTCCCGGTCGGCGAAACCCGCGTCCTGCCAGTGTTCGGACAACAACGCCGCCGCGCGCTCCGGGGTGCGGCGCTCCGGCGGCAGGTCGAACAGCGCACGCAGCGCGTTGTGGACGACCGCGCCGAGGGTGCTGTGCGCCCACGGCCCCGCGCGCTGCGGGGTCGGCCGGTCGAGGTAGGTCATGCGGTACCGGCGCGGGCAGTCCGCGAAGGTCGCCAGGCGCGCCGGACTCACCTTCGTCAACCGCCGCGGCTGGACCGCGAACTCGAACCCCAGTTGCTCCACGTCCACTACGGTACGCACCACCACCGGCACTTTCGGCTCCGCCCGCCTTCCGCGCCCCCTATGATCTGGGCGGTTGC
The sequence above is a segment of the Amycolatopsis viridis genome. Coding sequences within it:
- a CDS encoding M48 family metallopeptidase produces the protein MNFFERQLEVRRASARLVWLFALAVALIVAFVDLAVWVAFRLGHRPTGVAVRVLVAAGLLTVLVIGLTSWIRTLLLRRGGGGKVAVALGGVVVPPDTAAPGLRRLRNVVEEIAIASGMPVPQLYVLPHEPGINAFAAGWTPGNAAIVVTGGALARLNRDELQGVVAHEFSHIVNGDMRLNIRLMGVLTGIVGLAVLGRMLLSGRGSRRQAGPLVLPALVAVAAGYTGVLIGRLIKAGVSRQREFLADASAVQFTRQTAGLAGALKKIGGLPAGSRLHAAKAEDVSHMLFGEGRKSLSLFATHPPLERRIQLLDPAFDVRELDQLGTRWAALPPSGTDEDRALGLAGRAAPVAVPASVAAPPATVVASIGNPASGSFGHAGGLLRGIPEDVQAQARRAETVVPLVLGLLLSAQPHTRTAQYRLLAARLGAPLADAVWREGERLRALDPALRLPLTELAFPALSGRPAQELHAVQAVLYEVVRLDGNVDTFEYCLSTLLARDLHEAVHHRPPWPVRRIALPQAAPAITALFAVVAAAGHREQAAAAAAFRAGLSRVVLVATVPFQPPAQAWQALDGVWPVLDGLAGPDKALVVEGLTTVIGNDGVVGVAESELLRTVCGMLHCPLPPLMTVAVSHQPLPPRA
- a CDS encoding LemA family protein; amino-acid sequence: MIVAIVVVVVVLVLAIGTTGIYNGLVKRRNAYRNAFAQIDVQLTRRHDLIPNLVEIARGYLQHERQALEAVVAARGGAVHAQAAARGNPGDPGAMRQLAGAEHALTRSLGRLFALAESYPDLKGDRTMVQLSEELTSTENRVAFARQGYNDSVMAYNTKREVFPGNLVASVSGFAPAALLEIESPGQREAPRISF
- a CDS encoding RecB family exonuclease: MEQLGFEFAVQPRRLTKVSPARLATFADCPRRYRMTYLDRPTPQRAGPWAHSTLGAVVHNALRALFDLPPERRTPERAAALLSEHWQDAGFADREQAAVYRARAKEWVAGYAEHHDVSSDPVGLERWVSAPVNPDPGQPASMIIEGRADRIDQRGGELVIVDYKTGRRAPDEVEARSSQPLAMYAVAAERTLRRPCRKVELHHLPSGTVAEATHTPESLTRHLRRAQETAEDVRLATDSLDAGGDADKLFPARPDRRCAWCDFRPSCAAGREAGPAAKPWELLSP